One Apis cerana isolate GH-2021 linkage group LG15, AcerK_1.0, whole genome shotgun sequence DNA window includes the following coding sequences:
- the LOC107993345 gene encoding MAP kinase-activating death domain protein isoform X7, translated as MDIQKKHLCPRLVDYLAIVGARLPSVSRQPVQVPELLRRYPVEDHKDFPLPLDMVYFCQPEGCTSVGPKRTALREATSFTFTLTDKDSGKTRYGICVNFYRPIERVGVAVGSGVSMKRDKYNTTFRRESWRKSMEKSTDSAFSSDYRSSAIGPSDSEKDCPSSRRDSDTSHIPSAPRLGITAPSGDSESGGSHSPSPRASRRRQRIRNHSLTSLCIISHHPFFSMFRECLFILKKIIDACNESSSPQKVGASRQTNRDTVWSVLTGQTLEGTPSIVLHDVREIETWILRLLSSPVPVPTKTRVEIEIVSQSMQPPLCFALPDHTRFSLVDFPLHLPLELLGVDICLKVLTLILLEHKIVLQSRDYNALSMSVMAFVTMIYPLEYMFPAIPLLPTCMSCAEQLLLAPTPFVIGIPATFLLYKTNFKMPDDIWLVDLDSNKINPPTGLGDQLPPLPEPEGTELKNHLKQAMASMSIPQTLSQDTSPRTSLQAPSRRESLTSHLSTLSVSSMKHRPSIDHYPSPASSPGAGATSGHRRTSMSQSGGSSSPQKPFSSQTVQSFNPFIYGNDLDSVDVATRVAMVRFFNSQNLLANFTEHTRTLRLYPRPVVAFQINSFLRSRPRTSHFLNKFARTQAVEFLAEWSLTPSNVAFLRVQTGVFDPTQIGDKPKWYASSLEPIYFPVWDNGSSLANALKAMKEHENQPTDESGSDSEGAESTSSSYSSLSDFVSEMVSSDLSPSYNCSQVAQPQQMALSVDPTNVYNPPSSLQYPGVEEESTVRPESPPSTSSSHSDLSSPSFNRDSEFELNPKAQEGSQSTNIQPSAASLQRHPSVGNVLARASSFGTGPFSRQTSNSSNESESSTVSRQFSLGTSGQKQANEGVQRQGSNVTGNGVLRQGSQGSLFEQIANQAKDLVRETTRQSSQDGILAQMDKLKHQAKEKITEAGEDSLFAPLEQLTQQTKKAVGEATKSVQEASKTALEASKTAAGVSKNTLDDLTYVSKSTFGDLTKSAKEVAAKKGLLKGLSDTQHSPPSPPGILQRRDSSNTQLVASDNRAGRREIGRDFFSNISSDLNGIAAQTSNMFSDLFGSKNSSRNTGLPQSQKADKKTPILGPFPKSKTGLVERSSLIKHSTNKANQEDIQRMQNAERSSTNSDNQAFLTDVVNQVLAGEGVGWLKLNRLKKLMEDESYRDLVVTKLNKGLNKKISPDDHIDDVCISKPVYKGMLKCLQAVAHGLGHTYNNFGLGGMASVYQLMEIAHTHYWSKDLSEGGFDSSLMSQTSSPFGSKENLRSPQSPTHPEFSDASQRSDAPQVHLEMPHGHSTTHESSQSTTDMFLDMFTKKGKFLSRLTSFDSESGRGGGTGSSEALSTDGGSIITNPAFRQAHQASFRSTVSDSEVEQGNFSRQPKPRTGSVWSSKSSLSTGFRYHGGSLVPTTTAPSPEAARTYLFEGLLGKERSSLWDQMQFWEDAFLDAVSQERDMIGMDQGPGEMMERYKSLSESEKKRLEHDEDRLLCTLLHNLTAILVMLNVDKNEVKRKVRRLLGKSHIGLIYSQELNQLLDQIHNLYGNDIDLKPLTSRQMHRQSFTVHAGVDAEGDLRFLEVRHDGLVLRSVNGVIVERWWYERLVNMTYSPKNKVLCLWRRNGGQTQLHKYYTKKCKDLYYCIKDAMEKAAARGRGANVGAELGGEFPVQDMRTGEGGLLQVCMEGVGLLFANSKDFEFFVRLDHIRKCFTQKDGIFVLEEFNPKTRQVIQRKYKSQMADQICYSVLCVFSYLAAGMEQRKQQQNQQQHPQHQFHLQPQQQQPPPQYQQSQRQQTTSTHQKQQQHQQYQQTQQRVQYQHQQRQQQQSHSQPHSGNNTGQNNQGHRNTQSDSFPKHH; from the exons ATGGATATACAGAAAAAGCACCTGTGCCCCCGCTTGGTGGATTATCTCGCCATTGTGGGGGCCAGACTGCCCTCAGTCTCTCGTCAGCCTGTGCAG GTTCCAGAATTATTGCGAAGATATCCGGTGGAAGATCACAAAGATTTTCCATTACCGTTGGATATGGTTTATTTCTGCCAACCTGAAGGTTGCACCAGCGTGGGACCGAAACGCACAGCTTTACGAGAGGCTACTTCCTTTACGTTTACACTCACAGATAAAGATtctg gGAAAACTCGCTATGGGATCtgtgtaaatttttatcgaccAATAGAAAGGGTAGGAGTTGCAGTTGGAAGTGGGGTCTCAATGAAAAGGGACAAATATAATACCACATTTCGAAGGGAAAGTTGGAGGAAAAGCATGGAAAAGAGCACAGATTCTGCCTTTTCTAG CGACTATAGGAGCAGTGCAATTGGTCCTAGTGATTCTGAAAAAGATTGTCCGAGTAGTAGAAGAGACTCTGACACTTCACATATTCCAAGTGCACCGAGATTAGGTATCACTGCACCAAGTGGAGACAGTGAAAGTGGAGGAAGTCATTCTCCATCTCCACGTGCTTCACGTAGACGACAG AGAATACGAAATCACTCGCTCACGTCGTTATGTATCATCTCTCATCATCCGTTCTTTTCGATGTTCCGAGAATGCcttttcatattgaaaaagattatCGACGCGTGCAATGAGAGTTCCTCGCCGCAGAAAGTTGGTGCTTCTAGACAAACTAATAG AGATACAGTGTGGAGCGTTTTAACGGGTCAAACATTGGAGGGAACACCATCGATAGTGTTGCATGATGTCCGTGAGATCGAGACATGGATATTGCGATTGTTAAGCAGTCCTGTTCCAGTTCCAACAAAGACACGCGTCGAGATCGAGATTGTGTCGCAAAGTATGCAGCCACCACTCTGTTTTGCACTCCCAGATCACACTAGATTTTCTCTTGTTGATTTCCCTCTGCATCTACCCCTGGAACTTCTTGGCGTTGACATATGCTTGAAAGTCCTCACGTTGATTCTCTTGGAGCACAAG aTCGTGTTACAATCCCGCGACTACAATGCCTTGTCGATGTCCGTAATGGCGTTCGTTACGATGATTTATCCTTTGGAATATATGTTCCCTGCAATACCATTGTTACCCACGTGCATGAGCTGCGCGGAACAATTGTTGCTTGCACCTACACCATTTGTTATCGGAATACCCGCTACttttttattgtacaaaaCGAACTTTAAAATGCCCGATGACATTTGGCTAGTGGATCTAGACAGCAATAAAATAAACCCACCTACTGGTCTGGGTGATCAATTGCCTCCATTGCCCGAACCAGAAGGCACCGAATTAAAGAACCATTTGAAACAG gcAATGGCTAGTATGTCAATTCCGCAAACACTATCGCAAGATACTTCTCCCAGGACTTCTCTGCAAGCTCCTAGCAGAAGAGAGAGTTTAACTTCTCATTTATCTACCTTGAg CGTGTCCTCAATGAAGCATAGGCCAAGCATCGACCACTATCCCAGTCCAGCAAGTTCTCCAGGTGCCGGTGCGACTTCTGGTCACCGTCGCACTTCCATGTCTCAATCAGGTGGCTCTTCATCTCCCCAAAAACCATTCTCCTCCCAAACCGTGCAATCTTTCAATCCTTTCATCTATGGAAACGATTTGGACTCGGTAGATGTTGCCACAAGAGTTGCCATGGTTCGTTTCTTCAACTCGCAGAATCTCTTGGCGAATTTCACCGAGCATACGAGGACTCTGAGGCTGTATCCCAGACCCGTGGTCGCGTTCCAGATCAATTCTTTCCTTCGATCGAGACCACGAACTAGTcatttcttgaataaatttgcCAGGACTCAAGCGGTTGAGTTTTTGGCCGAATGGTCCCTTACGCCGAGCAATGTGGCGTTTTTGAGGGTGCAAACAGGGGTGTTCGATCCGACTCAGATAGGCGATAAACCGAAATGGTATGCCTCTAGTCTCGAGCCTATTTATTTTCCCGTTTGGGACAATGGTAGCTCGTTAGCCAATGCTCTGAAGGCAATGAAGGAACACGAGAATCAACCAACAGATGAGAGTGGATCTGATTCGGAAGGTGCTGAAAGCACGAGCTCCTCTTATTCCTCGTTGAGCGATTTTGTTTCTGAAATGGTGTCATCGGATTTGTCTCCGA gtTACAATTGTTCACAAGTAGCACAGCCTCAGCAAATGGCCTTGTCTGTAGATCCAACGAATGTTTACAATCCACCCAGTTCACTGCAATATCCTGGAGTCGAAGAAGAATCGACAGTAAGACCGGAAAGTCCACCAAGCACTTCCTCTAGTCACAGTGACTTAAGTAGCCCCAGCTTCAACAGGGATTCTGAATTCGAATTAAACCCCAAAGCTCAAGAAGGCTCACAGTCGACCAAT ATACAACCAAGCGCAGCAAGTCTCCAGCGTCATCCAAGTGTTGGCAACGTTTTGGCGAGGGCGTCGAGTTTTGGTACAGGGCCATTTTCTCGACAGACGAGCAACAGCAGCAACGAGAGCGAATCGTCCACGGTTTCTCGACAATTTTCATTGGGTACCAGTGGGCAGAAGCAAGCCAACGAGGGTGTGCAAAGGCAGGGTTCCAACGTGACTGGAAACGGTGTTCTACGACAGGGTTCTCAAGGATCCCTGTTCGAACAAATAGCCAATCAGGCGAAGGATTTAGTTCGAGAAACTACTAGGCAGAGCAGTCAGGATGGAATTCTTGCTCAGATGGACaag TTAAAACATCAGGCAAAAGAGAAGATCACAGAAGCTGGGGAAGATAGTCTTTTTGCACCATTGGAACAA TTGACGCAACAGACTAAGAAAGCTGTAGGAGAGGCAACGAAATCCGTGCAAGAAGCTTCGAAAACCGCTTTGGAGGCGAGCAAAACTGCAGCTGGAGTCAGCAAAAATACACTCGATGATTTAACGTATGTGAGCAAGAGCACTTTTGGAGATTTGACGAAAAGTGCCAAAGAAGTTGCTGCGAAAAAAGGTTTACTCAag ggCCTTAGCGATACACAGCATTCACCTCCATCGCCTCCTGGAATATTACAACGAAGGGATTCGAGTAATACACAATTGGTCGCTTCGGATAATCGCGCAGGGCGGCGGGAAATCGGACGTGATTTTTTCAGCAATATTAGTAGTGATTTAAATGGCATTGCTGCGCAAACAAGCAACATGTTTAGCGATCTGTTtg GCAGTAAAAATAGTTCTAGAAATACCGGTCTCCCACAGTCGCAAAAGGCGGATAAGAAGACACCGATACTCGGACCTTTTCCTAAaa GTAAAACAGGACTGGTGGAACGATCATCATTGATAAAACATTCGACGAACAAAGCTAATCAGGAAGACATCCAAAGGATGCAGAATGCAGAGAGGTCTAGTACAAATAGCGACAATCAAGCTTTCTTGACTGac GTGGTGAATCAAGTTTTAGCCGGTGAAGGTGTTGGCTGGCTGAAATTAAACAGGCTAAAAAAACTAATGGAGGATGAAAGCTATCGAGACTTGGTAGTaacgaaattgaataaaggacttaataaaaaaattagtccTGATGATCATATCGATGATgtg tgtATCTCGAAACCAGTTTACAAGGGAATGCTAAAGTGCCTTCAAGCAGTGGCTCATGGTCTTGGACACACTTACAATAATTTCGGCCTGGGAGGAATGGCATCAGTTTATCAGTTAATGGAGATCGCACACACTCACTATTGGAGCAAGGATCTTTCAGAGGGAGGTTTCGATAGTTCTTTAATGTCTCAG ACATCTAGTCCATTTGGTAGCAAGGAAAACTTGAGGTCTCCGCAGTCTCCTACTCACCCTGAATTTTCAGACGCATCTCAAAGATCgg atGCACCTCAAGTTCATTTGGAAATGCCACACGGTCATTCAACAACGCATGAAAGTAGCCAATCGACGACAGACATGTTCCTCGACATGTTCACTAAAAAAGGAAAGTTCCTCAGCAGGCTAACGTCCTTCGACTCTGAG AGTGGGCGGGGAGGTGGAACAGGAAGCAGCGAAGCTTTATCCACAGATGGAGGTAGCATAATCACTAATCCTGCTTTTCGTCAAGCGCACCAGGCTTCTTTCCGAAGCACTGTCTCTGATAGCGAGGTCGAACAAGGCAAT TTTTCACGACAACCGAAGCCACGAACCGGAAGCGTTTGGTCCAGCAAGTCTTCCTTAAGTACCGGTTTTCGATATCATGGAGGAAGCTTGGTACCTACTACGACCGCTCCTAGTCCTGAAGCTGCAAGAACGTACTTATTCGaag gtTTGTTGGGGAAAGAAAGATCATCGCTTTGGGATCAGATGCAATTTTGGGAGGATGCATTTTTGGATGCAGTGTCTCAAGAAAGAGACATGATAGGCATGGATCAAGGTCCAGGAGAAATGATGGAAAG ATATAAGAGTTTGAGCGAAAGTGAAAAGAAACGATTGGAACATGACGAAGATAGACTATTGTGCACTCTGTTGCACAATTTGACTGCTATTTTAGTAATGCTGAACGTGGATAAAAACGAGGTGAAACGTAAAGTGAGAAGATTATTGGGAAAAAGCCACATCGGTCTGATCTACAGTCAGGAGCTCAATCAACTTCTCGACCAAATACATAATCTC TATGGAAACGATATAGATCTAAAGCCTCTAACATCTAGACAAATGCATCGTCAATCATTCACCGTGCATGCTGGCGTCGATGCAGAAGGTGATTTACGATTCCTCGAGGTCCGTCACGACGGACTTGTCCTTAGATCTGTGAATGGCGTGATCGTCGAAAGATGGTGGTATGAACGTTTGGTGAATATGACCTACAGTCCGAAGAACAAAGTGTTGTGCCTTTGGCGACGAAACGGCGGACAAACACAACTGCATAAGTATTATACCAAAAAG tgcaAGGATCtatattattgcataaaaGATGCAATGGAGAAGGCAGCAGCTCGTGGACGTGGCGCGAATGTGGGTGCTGAACTTGGAGGTGAATTTCCGGTTCAGGATATGCGCACCGGTGAGGGTGGTCTTCTTCAGGTTTGCATGGAGGGCGTGGGTCTCCTCTTCGCGAATAGCAAG GATTTCGAG TTTTTTGTAAGACTCGATCATATCCGCAAGTGCTTTACTCAGAAGGATGGGATCTTTGTATTGGAAGAATTCA aTCCTAAAACTAGACAAGTAATTCAACGTAAATATAAGTCTCAAATG gcAGATCAAATCTGTTACTCGGTTCTCTGTGTGTTCTCTTACTTGGCCGCTGGTATGGAGCAACGGAAGCAACAACAGAATCAACAGCAACATCCTCAACACCAATTCCATCTTCAACCCCAACAACAGCAACCACCACCGCAATATCAGCAATCGCAACGTCAACAAACAACATCAACACACcaaaaacaacaacaacatcaACAATACCAGCAAACTCAACAACGTGTACAGTATCAACATCAGCAACGTCAACAGCAGCAATCTCATAGCCAACCACATTCAGGTAATAACACCGGCCAAAATAATCAAGGTCATAGAAACACGCAATCCGATTCTTTTCCTAAGCATCACTGA